The following are encoded in a window of Mycobacteroides chelonae CCUG 47445 genomic DNA:
- a CDS encoding tyrosine-protein phosphatase: MTISDAESTASPADSPVEGIWNFRDVGGADSPVTLRPGVLFRSSELSGLTAAGAQTLRSLGITDLYDLRSPTEIARTGSDRVDDAIRVHEVPFATPAAGEERAPHEIAYRQMMITSMTSGRGPDPASQVEFMLAEYRRFVELPGTLVALKAVANQLASGATALVHCAAGKDRTGLLIGVLLHTVGIDYADIAADYLLSNAAIGSMRAHISAQMAAAEPELAQTMAAMLSDEVLGVREEYLDTGFSEIAKLFGSPEAMVTAAGIDGDGLAALRKALT, encoded by the coding sequence GTGACGATCTCCGATGCTGAATCGACCGCCTCCCCCGCAGACAGCCCTGTGGAGGGCATCTGGAACTTCCGGGACGTCGGCGGTGCGGATTCGCCCGTCACACTCAGGCCCGGGGTGTTGTTTCGGTCCTCTGAACTGAGCGGTCTGACCGCGGCAGGCGCCCAGACACTGCGCTCCCTCGGCATCACCGATCTGTACGACCTGCGCAGCCCCACCGAGATTGCACGCACCGGTTCCGATCGGGTGGACGATGCAATCCGGGTACACGAGGTTCCCTTCGCCACCCCAGCTGCCGGGGAGGAGCGCGCTCCACACGAGATCGCCTATCGGCAGATGATGATCACGAGTATGACTTCGGGCCGGGGCCCTGATCCGGCATCCCAAGTGGAGTTCATGCTGGCCGAGTACCGCCGGTTCGTCGAACTCCCCGGCACGCTCGTCGCCCTCAAGGCAGTGGCCAACCAACTCGCCAGCGGTGCAACGGCTTTGGTGCACTGCGCGGCAGGCAAGGACCGTACCGGTCTTCTCATCGGGGTATTGCTGCACACGGTAGGCATCGACTACGCCGATATCGCCGCGGACTACCTGCTCAGCAATGCGGCGATCGGCTCGATGCGGGCCCATATCTCCGCACAGATGGCTGCCGCCGAACCAGAGCTGGCGCAGACCATGGCTGCGATGCTCTCCGATGAGGTGCTCGGGGTTCGCGAGGAATACCTCGACACCGGATTCAGCGAAATCGCAAAGCTTTTCGGGTCACCCGAGGCGATGGTCACTGCTGCCGGAATCGACGGCGATGGCCTTGCGGCACTGCGCAAAGCACTGACCTAG
- a CDS encoding DUF456 domain-containing protein, with protein sequence MSVGGLLLVALGIAIGMVGIVVPMVPGTTLVVLSIGAWALIESSTKAWVVLGIVVALAVVTTVVKYVWPAARMREAGVPTLSLMLGGAVAIIGFFIIPVVGLVIGFVLGIYLAEFLRRSSQKQAWAATVTAVKAVATSIGIEMAGAMVSAGIWLGAVLV encoded by the coding sequence ATGAGTGTCGGTGGGCTGCTGCTCGTCGCCCTGGGGATAGCCATCGGAATGGTCGGCATCGTGGTGCCGATGGTTCCCGGAACAACGCTGGTGGTGCTCTCCATCGGGGCGTGGGCCCTCATCGAATCGAGCACGAAAGCCTGGGTGGTCCTTGGCATTGTGGTGGCACTGGCCGTCGTGACCACGGTGGTGAAATACGTATGGCCCGCTGCGCGCATGCGCGAGGCAGGCGTGCCCACGCTGAGCCTGATGCTCGGCGGCGCCGTAGCGATCATCGGGTTTTTCATCATCCCGGTGGTGGGGTTGGTGATCGGCTTCGTGCTCGGTATCTACCTCGCGGAATTCCTGCGCCGCAGCAGCCAGAAGCAGGCGTGGGCCGCGACCGTCACGGCTGTGAAGGCGGTCGCCACCTCGATCGGCATCGAGATGGCGGGCGCGATGGTGTCGGCAGGTATCTGGCTGGGTGCCGTACTGGTCTGA
- a CDS encoding MlaD family protein gives MTAPATGPTQSNGLLESLSRGLVALSDVFKRSWKWLSVVGLVAILVICVGYVMFGTLKVNPIESKYQVKVQLHESGGLLPNQEVTLRGVPIGRVQSVNLEKGGVVATAAIDGAVKLPVNSEVRVSGLSPAGEQYLDFRPTTNDGPFLKNNSVIALGQATTPITLAQVLADSDGLLAQLDTEKLSTIRKELGVSTQGPEKLGDIFDGGTFLITTLDGVLPETVTLLKSSKVTFSTLVDLNSGLDATGQQLGSTFGGLKKMDGGFRTLLGRAPQTLHSVDNLFTDNSDTMVQLLGNLATVAQLNYVRVPALNALFPGPEVRGSALESAATIFHDGAIWALADLLYPRPTCDYATPRKPVSDASFYEPALYSTYCANPDPAMLVRGARNAPRPADDDTAGPPPNADLSKVSDPTPRGKWSIPTPYGGPQWPLPIPGDAPLPPDAPAPPPGFGNTPPTGR, from the coding sequence ATGACCGCCCCCGCGACGGGACCCACCCAGTCCAACGGTCTGCTGGAATCGCTCTCGCGAGGGTTGGTTGCGCTGTCCGATGTCTTCAAGCGCAGCTGGAAATGGCTGTCCGTAGTGGGCCTGGTGGCCATCCTCGTCATCTGCGTCGGTTACGTGATGTTCGGGACTCTGAAGGTCAATCCGATCGAGTCCAAGTACCAGGTGAAGGTGCAGCTGCACGAATCCGGTGGGCTGCTGCCGAATCAGGAAGTCACGCTGCGCGGAGTGCCGATCGGCCGGGTGCAGTCCGTCAATCTCGAGAAGGGCGGCGTGGTCGCGACCGCGGCGATCGACGGCGCGGTGAAGCTGCCGGTCAACAGCGAGGTGCGGGTTTCCGGACTATCGCCCGCCGGTGAGCAGTACCTCGACTTCCGGCCGACGACGAACGACGGCCCATTTCTGAAGAACAACAGCGTGATCGCGCTGGGTCAGGCGACTACTCCGATAACCCTGGCGCAGGTGCTGGCCGATTCCGATGGGCTGCTGGCACAGCTCGATACCGAGAAGCTGAGCACCATCCGTAAGGAACTCGGGGTCAGCACGCAAGGCCCGGAGAAGCTTGGCGACATCTTCGATGGCGGCACCTTCCTCATCACGACCCTCGATGGTGTGTTGCCGGAGACGGTGACCCTGTTGAAGTCGAGCAAGGTGACTTTCTCCACGCTCGTCGACCTCAATTCGGGATTGGACGCGACCGGCCAGCAGCTGGGGAGCACCTTCGGCGGGTTGAAGAAGATGGACGGCGGCTTCCGCACGCTGCTCGGGCGTGCCCCGCAGACGTTGCACAGCGTGGACAATCTCTTCACCGACAACTCCGACACCATGGTGCAGCTGTTGGGCAATCTCGCGACGGTCGCTCAGTTGAACTACGTGCGAGTCCCCGCCCTCAACGCCCTGTTCCCGGGACCGGAGGTGCGTGGGTCGGCGCTGGAGAGCGCGGCGACGATCTTCCATGACGGGGCCATCTGGGCGCTTGCGGACCTGCTGTATCCGCGACCCACCTGTGATTACGCGACACCGCGCAAGCCCGTCTCGGATGCCAGCTTCTATGAGCCGGCGCTGTACTCCACGTACTGCGCCAATCCGGACCCGGCGATGTTGGTGCGCGGTGCGCGCAACGCTCCGCGTCCGGCCGACGATGACACCGCGGGCCCGCCGCCCAACGCCGATCTGTCCAAGGTGTCCGATCCGACGCCGCGCGGTAAGTGGAGCATTCCGACGCCGTATGGTGGACCGCAGTGGCCTCTGCCGATTCCCGGGGATGCGCCTCTGCCTCCCGATGCACCTGCGCCGCCACCCGGTTTCGGTAATACTCCACCTACCGGACGCTAG
- a CDS encoding MlaD family protein — protein sequence MSRLKVSKLRVAAVAAAGVLAVSACTPPGLDSLPLPAPNMGSQSYQLTARFANALNLPAKAKVRLGGADVGEVESMEAVDYVAVVQLRIREGVRLPVGTTAQLRTATPLGDVFVAVTPPAKVTGQLLKDGGTLDLDNTSSAATVEGVLASAAVLVNGGVIRNLTHVVNGLGKSSGGNGSNGIVFGEIVKQSDQLMGTLNGRSSQIQNSLDRTSQLAATLSAREKTINDLLEAGAPALKAVDPDQVGDLADTAGHISDQLAKFPSIQGTDSRSMIADFNSIARGFNDIAVSPDTSLVALNRLLPVLVKANAGSALAVDVNMAKLALGNWPDAGYKGDPTFHGPKQADWGYLVGSFKYSLYRLQERVVGQGPNPPMPPAPEPAPAPAPAPAPEPGPGR from the coding sequence ATGAGCCGTTTGAAGGTTTCCAAGCTGAGGGTCGCCGCAGTGGCCGCGGCCGGTGTGCTGGCCGTATCTGCGTGCACCCCGCCGGGACTCGACAGCCTGCCGCTTCCGGCTCCCAACATGGGCTCGCAGTCCTACCAGCTGACCGCGCGATTCGCCAACGCGCTCAACCTTCCCGCGAAGGCCAAGGTGCGTCTCGGCGGGGCCGACGTCGGCGAGGTCGAGTCGATGGAAGCCGTCGACTATGTCGCGGTAGTCCAGCTGCGCATCCGCGAAGGCGTGCGGTTGCCCGTCGGAACCACGGCGCAACTGCGCACGGCCACCCCACTGGGTGATGTGTTCGTGGCGGTCACCCCGCCTGCCAAAGTCACCGGTCAGCTCCTCAAGGATGGCGGCACGCTGGATCTTGACAACACGTCGTCGGCGGCCACCGTCGAAGGCGTGCTCGCCTCCGCTGCCGTGCTCGTCAACGGCGGCGTCATCCGCAATCTGACGCACGTGGTGAACGGGCTCGGTAAGTCTTCCGGCGGTAATGGCAGTAACGGCATCGTGTTTGGCGAGATCGTGAAGCAGTCCGATCAGTTGATGGGCACGCTCAACGGCCGGTCGTCACAGATTCAGAACTCGTTGGACAGGACCTCCCAGCTGGCCGCGACACTGTCGGCCCGAGAGAAGACCATCAACGATCTGCTGGAGGCCGGTGCGCCGGCGTTGAAGGCTGTTGATCCCGACCAGGTCGGAGATCTCGCCGACACCGCCGGTCACATCTCCGATCAGTTGGCGAAGTTCCCGTCGATCCAGGGCACCGACTCGCGCAGCATGATCGCCGATTTCAACTCGATTGCGCGGGGCTTCAACGACATTGCCGTGAGCCCGGATACCAGCCTGGTCGCCTTGAACCGACTGCTCCCGGTGTTGGTGAAGGCGAATGCGGGTAGCGCCCTGGCCGTCGACGTGAACATGGCCAAGCTCGCGCTGGGCAACTGGCCCGACGCCGGATACAAGGGCGATCCGACATTCCATGGTCCCAAGCAGGCCGACTGGGGTTATCTGGTCGGTAGCTTCAAGTACTCGTTGTACCGGTTGCAAGAACGCGTCGTGGGTCAGGGACCGAACCCGCCCATGCCGCCTGCCCCGGAGCCTGCGCCTGCTCCCGCGCCGGCACCTGCGCCCGAACCGGGACCGGGCCGATGA
- a CDS encoding MlaD family protein: MSVNVTQQGSTARRVFMIGVVSVLVIAAAIGGYLGLRKAGVVDDKISVTAQFDEGSGLFVGNVVEVLGLPVGAIESVEAKGTYVEVKFNVDKDVKVPANVIAAAFTSSVLTDRHVALSPPYTEGPVLKDGDVIPLDRTRTPVGFDRVLATVDKLASAMKGDGKGGGPAADLVSIGAQAASGNGEQVKTALDELSKALKMTTDGAETKDQLTTIIKSVSSLVNAMGENDKAIRQFGSAVHGTADVLAAERFGTGDTGRKANEVLKSTAELLDKNRDVIKGLIGNGNVTLQSLTDNQRELKETLDLLPLTLDNVDRVIDPVNGSIRLHPLLDKLLFESQFTKEICNMMGLRQLGCSTGTPADYGPDFGLTYMLDGMARMGQ, translated from the coding sequence ATGAGTGTGAACGTGACACAGCAGGGGTCCACCGCCCGCCGCGTCTTCATGATCGGTGTGGTTTCGGTGCTGGTGATTGCCGCCGCGATTGGTGGCTACCTGGGTCTGCGCAAGGCCGGTGTGGTGGACGACAAGATCTCCGTCACCGCCCAATTCGATGAAGGCTCTGGCCTTTTCGTCGGCAATGTGGTCGAGGTACTCGGCCTGCCGGTGGGCGCCATCGAATCGGTGGAGGCCAAGGGCACCTACGTCGAGGTCAAGTTCAACGTCGACAAAGACGTGAAGGTACCTGCGAATGTCATCGCCGCCGCCTTCACCAGCTCGGTCCTCACCGATCGGCATGTGGCGTTGAGCCCGCCATACACCGAGGGCCCGGTGCTCAAGGATGGCGATGTCATTCCGCTCGACCGCACTCGCACCCCCGTCGGGTTTGACCGCGTACTGGCCACCGTCGACAAGCTCGCTTCGGCGATGAAGGGCGACGGAAAGGGCGGCGGTCCGGCGGCTGACCTGGTCAGCATCGGCGCGCAGGCTGCTTCGGGCAACGGTGAACAGGTCAAGACCGCTCTCGATGAGCTGTCGAAGGCCTTGAAGATGACCACCGATGGCGCCGAGACCAAGGATCAGCTCACCACGATCATCAAGAGCGTGAGCTCGCTGGTGAACGCGATGGGGGAGAACGACAAGGCCATTCGTCAGTTCGGTTCCGCGGTGCACGGCACGGCGGACGTGCTGGCCGCCGAGCGATTCGGTACCGGGGACACCGGCCGCAAGGCCAACGAGGTGCTCAAGAGCACCGCCGAACTCCTCGACAAGAACCGCGACGTCATCAAGGGTCTCATCGGAAACGGCAATGTCACCTTGCAGTCGTTGACCGACAACCAGCGCGAGCTCAAGGAAACTCTGGATCTGCTGCCGCTGACGCTCGACAACGTGGACCGTGTCATCGACCCGGTGAACGGGTCGATCCGCCTGCACCCGCTGTTGGACAAGCTGCTCTTCGAGAGCCAGTTCACCAAGGAGATCTGCAACATGATGGGTCTGCGGCAGCTCGGCTGCAGCACCGGAACGCCGGCCGATTACGGACCCGATTTCGGACTGACCTACATGCTCGACGGCATGGCCAGGATGGGGCAGTGA
- a CDS encoding MCE family protein, which yields MSPRERRLEDRSKFWIGMIAVGVVTAIIASMLLFRQIGFGYTRYKAEFAQAAQLKKGDYVSVAGVDVGEVKSVVLDGTKVLVDMRVRDEVKLGAETQAAIKTTTLLGSRYVELRPRGAGVIPNKRIALSHTEVPYDLQALLADTAATYEQVDTTKLAQSIDILAKQLEGLPEALPEAMKNLKELSGIVSTRRTQIGELLKSASTVTATLHRQQANLGHLVFQGRDLLGEFVSRKASFQRLMASITKVVDLLSKVVVKDRPAFEKLLQQLREVTAMASDHDDYVRNLLQILPVPLRNLTNATGSAYSMNINLTNGLVVDNWMCAISSRAEQWGLLEYFKDCA from the coding sequence ATGAGCCCCCGTGAACGCAGGCTAGAAGACCGCAGCAAGTTCTGGATCGGCATGATCGCCGTCGGTGTCGTTACGGCGATCATCGCGTCGATGCTGCTGTTCCGTCAGATCGGCTTCGGATACACCCGGTACAAGGCAGAGTTCGCGCAGGCGGCGCAGCTCAAGAAGGGCGACTACGTCAGTGTCGCCGGGGTTGATGTCGGCGAGGTCAAAAGCGTTGTGCTCGACGGCACCAAGGTCCTGGTCGACATGCGCGTCCGGGATGAGGTGAAGCTGGGCGCCGAGACCCAGGCCGCGATCAAGACCACCACGCTGCTCGGTTCGCGATACGTCGAGCTGCGGCCGCGCGGTGCCGGGGTCATCCCGAACAAGCGAATCGCGTTATCGCACACTGAGGTGCCGTACGACCTACAGGCGCTGCTCGCGGACACCGCTGCCACCTATGAACAGGTCGACACGACCAAGCTGGCGCAGTCCATCGATATCTTGGCCAAGCAGCTCGAGGGGCTGCCGGAGGCGCTGCCCGAGGCCATGAAGAACCTGAAGGAACTCTCGGGGATTGTTTCCACCCGCCGCACGCAGATCGGCGAGTTGCTCAAGAGTGCGTCCACCGTCACCGCCACGTTGCATCGGCAGCAGGCGAATCTCGGGCACCTAGTCTTCCAGGGGCGGGACCTATTGGGAGAGTTCGTATCCCGCAAGGCATCGTTCCAGCGCCTGATGGCGTCGATCACCAAGGTGGTCGACCTGCTGAGCAAGGTCGTCGTCAAGGACCGGCCAGCATTCGAGAAGCTGTTACAGCAGCTGCGGGAAGTCACGGCGATGGCCAGCGACCATGACGACTACGTACGAAACCTGTTGCAGATCTTGCCCGTCCCGCTGAGGAACCTGACCAATGCCACCGGTTCGGCGTACTCCATGAACATCAACCTGACCAACGGTCTGGTGGTGGACAACTGGATGTGCGCGATCAGCAGCCGCGCGGAGCAATGGGGTCTGCTCGAGTACTTCAAGGACTGCGCATGA
- a CDS encoding MCE family protein: MKNFRAAVIGLSLFVVFAIGVTTLVYGTLRRDTTGSTKSYSAIFTDVTGVRVGDDVRIAGVRVGRVDSIELDGSLAKLKFRVKSNQNLYGNSIVSVTYQNIIGQRYISLSRGLDGSPERLPEGSVIPVERTEPSFDVGALLNGFEPLFTLLDPKQVDNLSNGLIDAFAGDRGALAHVVAQTTEITKSFAGRDQSLGGLIENLNTVLENVAKQNDNLDQLVVQSQNVVGELDNRRQSLVSSIGSATHVVSRIQTIGDNVYPQLQELVYREPGTAAHILANKDQFAFLGSNLPLLLKGLARTMQDGAYGNSYACQLNINGFFPGLNDLVPAIVRHATHGGVAKYTPKCRGIE; the protein is encoded by the coding sequence ATGAAGAACTTCCGGGCCGCGGTGATCGGACTATCGCTATTCGTCGTGTTCGCCATCGGCGTGACGACTCTGGTGTACGGCACCCTGCGCCGCGACACCACGGGCTCGACAAAGAGCTACAGCGCGATCTTCACCGACGTCACCGGTGTGCGCGTCGGCGACGACGTGCGCATCGCAGGTGTGCGTGTGGGCCGCGTCGACTCGATCGAACTGGACGGCTCACTGGCCAAGCTCAAGTTCCGGGTGAAGAGCAACCAGAACCTGTACGGCAATTCGATCGTCTCGGTGACCTACCAGAACATCATCGGACAGCGATACATCTCGCTGTCTCGTGGTCTGGACGGCAGCCCGGAACGCCTGCCCGAAGGCAGCGTGATTCCCGTGGAGCGCACGGAGCCGTCTTTCGACGTCGGCGCGCTGCTCAACGGATTCGAGCCGCTGTTCACCCTGCTGGATCCGAAGCAGGTGGACAACCTGTCCAACGGGCTCATCGACGCTTTCGCCGGTGACCGGGGCGCGCTGGCCCATGTGGTGGCACAGACCACCGAGATCACGAAATCCTTTGCCGGACGCGATCAGTCGCTGGGTGGGCTCATCGAGAACCTCAACACGGTTCTGGAGAACGTCGCCAAGCAGAACGACAACCTGGACCAGCTCGTGGTCCAGAGCCAGAACGTCGTCGGGGAGCTGGACAACCGGCGCCAGAGCCTGGTCTCGTCCATCGGTTCGGCCACGCATGTCGTTAGCCGGATCCAGACCATCGGCGACAACGTGTACCCGCAGTTGCAGGAACTCGTCTATCGCGAGCCGGGCACTGCAGCGCACATCCTCGCCAACAAGGACCAGTTCGCCTTCCTGGGCTCCAACCTGCCGCTGCTTCTGAAGGGACTGGCCCGCACGATGCAAGACGGTGCGTACGGCAATTCGTATGCCTGCCAACTGAACATCAACGGATTCTTCCCGGGCCTCAATGACCTGGTGCCCGCCATTGTCCGGCACGCCACGCACGGTGGTGTCGCGAAGTACACACCGAAATGCCGAGGGATCGAATGA
- a CDS encoding MlaD family protein — MSGGSFSSSGRGWSDRALLLSGIAVLAILGLVTGLLLAKSKGLLEDTVKVNAQLMNVGDGLPERADVKFRGMLVGAVTSVTPAEDGKPNIVHIDLKSEHASGIPSTVTARVVPSNVFAVSSVQLVDNGDGAALRDGAVITEDTKLPTVLFQTTTNKLRQVLAATERQRGDAPIGLIGVFGEATQGRGDKLLTSGARLQSILTEFNAIVSASPNDPSTIAALEKVSAALSTTSPRLLDNLENALVPLRTLAQKQSDVRGLLSAGLHTAGTASTAIDNHIDQMIGIGTHLTPVVGVLAQHSGQFVPIASRIKVLSDAIFENGWDPGRQVLGLNLILSFSPAWTYVRDDCPRYGELAGPSCSTAPETRQWIDIPEVLQPGSYKPPPDIAPPPGTIFPPTAADIMLHGTGPNPQEVDRAANPVLPPFGPPPNPAPAGVAPASFGGNVGPVGSATERAQLGKALGGDPSASQQLLLGPVARGTTISVSRDSVQPNAVEGGGR; from the coding sequence GTGAGTGGTGGTTCATTCTCATCGAGCGGCCGCGGCTGGTCCGATCGCGCGCTGCTTCTCTCCGGCATCGCCGTGCTGGCCATCCTGGGATTGGTGACCGGGCTACTGCTCGCCAAGTCCAAGGGCTTGTTGGAAGACACGGTCAAGGTCAACGCGCAGCTGATGAACGTTGGTGACGGTCTGCCCGAACGTGCCGACGTGAAATTCCGCGGCATGCTCGTCGGCGCCGTCACGTCGGTGACACCGGCCGAAGACGGCAAGCCGAACATCGTGCACATCGACCTGAAGTCCGAGCACGCCAGCGGCATTCCGAGCACGGTCACCGCGCGGGTGGTGCCGAGCAACGTGTTCGCGGTGTCGTCGGTGCAGCTGGTCGATAACGGCGATGGTGCCGCACTGCGCGACGGTGCGGTGATCACCGAGGACACCAAGCTGCCGACCGTGCTGTTCCAGACCACCACGAACAAGCTGCGTCAGGTGCTTGCCGCCACCGAACGGCAACGCGGCGATGCACCGATCGGCTTGATCGGGGTCTTCGGCGAAGCCACCCAGGGGCGCGGCGACAAGCTGCTGACCTCCGGCGCCCGGCTGCAATCCATCCTCACCGAGTTCAACGCCATCGTGTCTGCCAGCCCGAATGATCCCTCGACGATCGCGGCGCTGGAGAAGGTATCGGCGGCGCTCAGCACCACCTCTCCGCGACTGTTGGACAACCTGGAGAACGCCCTGGTGCCGCTGCGCACCCTGGCCCAGAAGCAATCCGATGTGCGGGGGCTGCTCTCGGCCGGTCTGCATACCGCGGGCACCGCATCGACTGCCATCGATAACCACATCGACCAGATGATCGGCATCGGTACGCACCTGACGCCCGTTGTCGGTGTCCTGGCACAGCATTCGGGCCAGTTCGTGCCGATCGCGTCGCGCATCAAGGTGCTGTCGGACGCGATTTTCGAGAACGGCTGGGATCCCGGCCGTCAGGTCCTGGGCCTGAACCTGATCCTGTCGTTCAGCCCGGCGTGGACCTATGTCCGCGACGACTGCCCCCGGTACGGCGAGCTGGCCGGACCTAGCTGCAGCACCGCACCGGAGACGCGCCAGTGGATCGACATTCCCGAGGTGCTGCAGCCGGGCAGCTACAAGCCGCCGCCGGATATCGCGCCACCCCCGGGAACCATCTTCCCGCCGACCGCAGCCGACATCATGCTGCACGGCACCGGCCCCAACCCACAGGAAGTCGACCGGGCCGCCAACCCGGTGCTGCCGCCGTTCGGCCCGCCACCCAACCCGGCACCTGCCGGAGTGGCACCCGCCTCCTTCGGTGGAAACGTCGGTCCGGTCGGAAGCGCGACGGAGCGCGCGCAGCTCGGCAAGGCGCTGGGCGGAGATCCCAGCGCGTCGCAGCAGCTGCTGCTGGGCCCGGTGGCTCGCGGGACCACGATTTCGGTGAGCCGTGATTCGGTACAGCCCAATGCGGTCGAGGGAGGCGGACGATGA
- a CDS encoding MlaE family ABC transporter permease — MTISTYRPKGVQPIIDAGHRVAQSIRRLGHMLAFFVEAIASIPNALRYYSKEFFRLLADVTWGNGSLVTGGGTVGVAAVLGATIGALIGIEAYNLLNIIGLGPATGFISSLVSTRELAPVMAALAFAMQAGCRFTAQLGAQRINEEIDALDALAIRPIPYLVTTRLMASTVAVVPLYLLCLVISYITCRLLVGISSGGSIGGAYNHYFTMMLSGTDIVYSVIKAVVFVWIASTIQCYFGFNASGGPEGVGVAAGHAMRAAITVVIIVNMLLTMALWGVDAGARFGG; from the coding sequence ATGACTATCTCTACATACCGCCCCAAGGGCGTCCAGCCGATCATCGATGCCGGGCATCGGGTCGCCCAGTCGATTCGGCGGCTCGGACACATGCTGGCGTTCTTTGTGGAGGCTATTGCCTCCATCCCGAACGCGCTGCGCTACTACTCCAAGGAGTTCTTCCGGCTGCTGGCCGACGTCACCTGGGGTAATGGCTCGCTGGTCACCGGTGGCGGAACCGTCGGCGTGGCCGCGGTGTTGGGTGCCACGATCGGTGCCCTGATTGGTATCGAGGCCTACAACCTGCTGAACATCATCGGCTTGGGGCCGGCCACGGGATTCATCTCCTCCCTGGTGTCGACACGTGAGTTGGCGCCGGTGATGGCGGCCCTCGCCTTCGCGATGCAGGCCGGTTGCCGCTTCACCGCGCAGCTGGGTGCTCAGCGCATCAACGAGGAGATCGACGCACTGGACGCGCTGGCGATCCGGCCCATCCCGTACCTGGTCACCACTCGACTGATGGCTTCCACCGTGGCGGTGGTTCCGCTGTACCTGCTGTGCCTGGTCATCAGCTACATCACGTGCCGCCTGCTTGTCGGGATCTCGAGCGGCGGTTCGATCGGTGGCGCCTACAACCATTACTTCACGATGATGCTGAGCGGCACCGACATCGTCTACTCGGTGATCAAGGCCGTCGTCTTCGTCTGGATCGCCTCAACCATCCAGTGCTACTTCGGATTCAACGCCTCGGGTGGACCCGAGGGCGTGGGTGTGGCCGCCGGACACGCGATGCGCGCTGCCATCACCGTCGTGATCATCGTGAACATGCTTCTCACCATGGCGTTGTGGGGAGTCGACGCTGGCGCAAGGTTCGGTGGTTGA
- a CDS encoding MlaE family ABC transporter permease: protein MTTFDTAGTGRPATPSRDAVSGALKEYVRKHPVQAVETAGSQIVLGVRAMQYMFSDLIHRAFPWKEFIHQGAFMAGSAVVPTLLVAIPIGVTLSIQFALLAGQVGASSLAGAASGVAIVRQGASLVAAVLMASAVGSAITADLGSRTMREEIDAMEVMGVSVIRRLVVPRVAAAVLVGVGLTGTTCFVGFLASYLFNVYFQHGAPGSFVATFASFTRVDDLILALLKAILYGLIVAIVACDKGLTTKGGPAGVANSVNAAVVESILVLMLINVLVSQVYVMVFPRHGI from the coding sequence ATGACCACTTTCGACACGGCCGGTACGGGCCGCCCCGCAACACCGTCTCGTGACGCCGTATCCGGCGCCCTCAAGGAGTACGTCCGCAAGCACCCGGTGCAGGCGGTAGAAACCGCAGGCAGCCAGATCGTCCTCGGTGTACGGGCGATGCAGTACATGTTCTCGGACCTCATCCACCGCGCGTTCCCGTGGAAGGAATTCATCCACCAGGGTGCGTTCATGGCGGGCAGTGCGGTGGTCCCGACGCTGCTGGTGGCCATTCCGATCGGCGTCACCTTGTCGATCCAGTTCGCCCTGCTCGCGGGACAGGTCGGTGCGTCCTCGTTGGCAGGTGCGGCAAGTGGTGTCGCAATCGTGCGTCAGGGCGCCTCGCTGGTTGCCGCGGTGCTGATGGCCTCCGCGGTGGGTTCGGCCATCACCGCGGACCTGGGGTCACGAACCATGCGCGAAGAGATAGATGCCATGGAAGTCATGGGTGTCTCGGTGATTCGGCGGCTCGTCGTCCCACGCGTGGCCGCTGCGGTTCTCGTCGGCGTCGGCCTCACGGGCACCACCTGCTTTGTCGGCTTCCTGGCCAGTTATTTGTTCAACGTCTACTTCCAGCACGGCGCTCCCGGAAGTTTCGTCGCGACCTTCGCGTCGTTCACCCGGGTCGACGACCTGATCCTGGCGCTGCTCAAGGCGATCCTTTACGGCCTCATCGTCGCCATCGTCGCCTGTGACAAGGGATTGACCACCAAGGGTGGTCCCGCCGGTGTCGCCAACTCCGTGAATGCCGCGGTCGTCGAGTCGATCTTGGTGCTCATGCTGATCAACGTGCTGGTCAGCCAGGTGTACGTCATGGTCTTCCCCCGGCATGGGATATAG
- a CDS encoding MaoC family dehydratase, translating to MTTKVFNGIADVAVGDLGATDWLVVDQERVNTFADATGDHQWIHVDTERAANGPFGGTIAHGLLTLSLLPQFQFQLIQVDNIAMGINYGYNKIRFLNPVRVGSRLRARAEVTHVEQKPGAVDVTILTTVEIEGVDKPACVAESISRFIA from the coding sequence GTGACCACCAAGGTGTTCAACGGAATTGCCGACGTCGCGGTGGGTGACCTCGGGGCCACCGATTGGCTTGTGGTCGATCAGGAGCGGGTCAACACCTTTGCCGACGCCACCGGTGACCACCAGTGGATTCACGTCGATACCGAACGGGCCGCCAATGGCCCGTTCGGTGGCACCATCGCCCACGGGCTGCTCACGTTGTCGCTACTGCCCCAGTTTCAGTTCCAGCTGATTCAGGTCGACAACATCGCGATGGGGATCAATTACGGGTACAACAAGATTCGATTCCTGAACCCGGTCCGGGTGGGATCGCGACTGCGTGCCCGCGCCGAGGTGACCCATGTCGAACAGAAACCGGGCGCCGTGGACGTGACGATCTTGACGACGGTCGAGATCGAAGGTGTCGACAAGCCGGCTTGTGTGGCCGAATCGATTTCGCGCTTCATCGCCTAG